Genomic window (Pirellulales bacterium):
TCTCGACGTCGGGGGCGGACTGGGGGTCGACTACGACGGCTCGCAGACGAATTTCGAATCGAGCGTGAACTACACGCTCGAGGAATACGCCGGCGACGTGATCTACCACGTGCAGACGGTGTGCGACGAGGCGGGCATTCCCCACCCGAACATCATTTCGGAGAGTGGACGCGCGATCGTCTCCTACCACTCGGCGCTCGTGTTCAACGTGTTGGGCGTGTCGGGGCAGGGGGAGAACGGCATTCCGACCGAGGTGGACGAGGAGTCGCTCGAGCAGCCCCTCGTCGATCTGCTGGGGACATATCGCAACCTCACGACGCGCAACGCGCTCGAGGGGTTCCACGACGCGCAGCAGGCGCTCGAGATGGCGATGCACCTGTTCAACGGCGGCTACCTGCCCCTCCTCCAGCGGAGCCGCGCGGAGAACATCTTCTGGGCCATTTGCCGCAAGTTGCAATCGCTCGTGCGGCAGATGGAGTACGTGCCCGAGGAGTTGCAGGGACTCGACGCCATGCTCTCGGACACCTATTTTTGCAACTTCTCGCTCTTCCAGTCGATTCCCGACAGTTGGGCGATCAAGCAGCTCTTCCCGGTGATGCCCATTCATCGCTTGAACGAGCCCCCCACGCGGCACGCCGTGCTGGGAGACATTACCTGCGACTCGGACGGCAAGATCGACCAGTTCATCGACCTGCGCGACGTGAAGCGGACCTTGCCGCTGCACCAGTTTAACGGCGACCCCTACTACCTGGGCGTGTTCCTCGTCGGCGCCTACCAGGAGATCCTGGGAGACCTGCACAACCTGCTGGGGGATACGAACGCCGTACACATCAGCCTCGACAGCAATGGCGAGGTGGTGCTCGACGCGGTGATCGAGGGAGACACCGTGACCGAGGTGCTCGAGTACGTCGAGTTTCAACCCTCGGCGCTGGTGCGCCGGCTGCGGACCGATGTCGAAACGGCCGTCCGCGAAGGGAAGCTCGACTTCCAGCAGGCCGGGCAGTTGCTCCGCTTCTACGAAGAGGGGCTGCGCGGCTACACCTATCTGGAAGACGCCCACGGCAACTAATGGCCCGTAAGTCAGGTACGCACGTACCTGACAGTGTTCAATGGGGCCAACTCAGAGGATTGTCAGGTACGGGGTACCTGACGGGCCCCTTGTTACCCGCATCAATTGGCGGATTGCGGCGCGCGCGAATCGGCGCTAGTATGAATGGGCTAGGGGAACCGGGCTCGAGCAGGGCGGGCGCACCCCCACGGCTATGCGCCCCGTATCTCGGCCCGCTGGCGCTCGGGCCCTTTCCGGACCGCTTTCGACGACGATACCTGGCATGGGCGAGCTTACTGGCGAACAAATTGCCCAGCGGGTTACGGACCTCAACCTCATCAGCGACCGCCAGTTGCAAGAGGTGTGGGGCGAGTTCGGCCGGCAGGACGTGCCGGGAGACGAGTTTCTCCAGATGCTCGTCCGGCGCGAGCTGCTGACCAACTACCAGGTCGAGCGGTTGCTCAATGGTGATCGCACCGGCTTCTTCTACGGCGACTTCAAGGCCCTGTACCGCGTGGCCACCGGCAGTTTTGCCCGGGTGTATCGCGCGGTCCACAAAGACTCGGCCAAGGTGGTCGCCTTGAAGGTACTGCGCAAGCGCTACTGCGACGACACCACCCAGGTCGAGCATTTCCTGCAGGAAGGGGAGTTGGGCCGCACGCTGCGGCACCCGAACATCGTGCCGACGCTGGAGGTGCGTTCCCAAGGGCGCGAGCATTACCTGGTGCTCGAGTTTGTCGAAGGGGGCAACCTGCGCGACTTCATCCGCATTCGAAAAAAGGTCGAAGCGCTCGAAGCGACGCGCCTCATCGCCGACACCGCGGCCGGACTGCAATATGCCTTCGATCGGGGCATCTCGCATCGCGATCTCAAGCTCACCAACGTGCTGATCTCGAGCCGCGGCCAGGCGAAGCTGGTCGACTTCGGCCTGGCCGGCGCCGACGAGGGATCGGTCGAAGATCCACTGGCCAATCCGCGCACGATCGACTACGCGGGGCTCGAACGGGCGACCGGCGTGCGCAAGGACGACAACCGTAGCGACATCTACTTCCTGGGCTGCATCTATTACCACCTGCTCTCCGGCCAGCCGGCGCTGCTGGAGACGAAGGAGCGCATCCAGCGCCTGGCCAAATCGCGATTTCTCGACGTGGTGCCGATCCACCGTCTCGATCCGCAGATTCCGCGGGTCGTGGCGGCCGTGTGCAATAAGTCGATGGAGCTTGATCCCGCGCGGCGCTACCAGTCGCCGGGAGAGATGCTCGTCGATCTGAACATCGCCATGGCCAGGCTCTCGGCGGGCGAAACCGAAGCGGCCGGCTCGGGCGAGCCGGTCATCGAGATCACCGAGGGAGAGCGCAAGCAGGCGGCCCAGTTCCTGCCCGACTCGCAGCGGAAGGTACTGATGTTCGTCGAATCGGATAGCCGCATGCAGGACATCTTCCGCGACGGCCTGAAACGCTGCGGCTACCGCGTGCTGCTGACCAGCGATCCCGAGCGGGCGCTGGGACGTTTTGCCAACGACGCCAAGGCGGCTGATTGCGTGGTGTTCAGCACCGGCAAGTTGGGGGCCTCGGCGCTCGAGGCGTTCAATCGCTTGGGGGTCGAGGAGGCGACGCGGGGCATTCCCGCCGTGTTGTTGCTCGGCGAAAAGCAGGCTGCCTGGCGCGCCAAGGCCGAGACGAGCGACCATCGTCTCGTGCTGTCGATGCCGATCAAGCTCCGTGATCTCCGCGGCGTGCTGGGCAAGCTGGTGCCCGCCATGGGCGAGGTCGGGGAAGTGAACGACGAGTGACCGCTCGTTTCGTAGGTCAGGTACGCCGTACCTGACAATCCTTCGAGTTGGCCATGTCGAGCAGGGTCAGGTACGGAGTACCTGACCGACTGAAGCGTCGGATTTTCTTCTGCGAACGGCGCGAATGATGTCCGCGCTTCCGCCGACCATCAGTGCAGCGAACAAAAGTGGTGCGCCGACAAGCAGACATGGAATGAACATGAGCCCCCAGTAAGCAGTGCCATCGTGGGCAATCAAGTGATAATGACTCGACAAGTAAGCCGCCATCACTACCAATTGGATTTGCAGGGCGAAAAAAACCGCCCCACAAGTCACCCATGCGGCACGAAGCGATCTGCCCAGCACCCACATCGTTGAGGCCAAGCCGAGCGCGGCGACTGCGAGTGGAGTCCATAAGGTGATCTGGTCGTTCAGGTTCATCCAAGTGCGCTGGCCAAAGTAACCGAACGCTACGGCGCCAATGGCAAGTAGCATCGCGACGTCGAAAACGGCCACCGCGGCGAGAGATAGTCGACGTGCCATCGGATCACCTGGTTGAGCGCTTCGCTAATAGCTCCAAAGGATGCCAGCGGGCTGAGGTCGGTCGGCTATACGGCGCGCGGACTTCGTATGTCGACAGTCCGTACGACTCGATCAGACCGCACACGTCGGCGGCGTTTACGCCGAGCGATTCGTGGACGTCCATCAGGATGACGATCTCCGGGTTCGAGCGAATCGTTTCCGCCACCCCGCGCAGCACCTCGACTTCGAATCCCTCGACGTCGATCTTCAGCACGTCAACGCGGCCGATATTCCGCGACGCGAGCAGCACGTCGAGCGTTTGCATGGGCACCAGCATCGTACTACCCGCGCGATCGGGCGAGCAATCCAACAGGCTGTGATGCCCGTGATCGGTCGCCAGGTGCAGGGTGACCTCGCCGTTGCGATCGCCCAGGGCGACCTGGACGATTTCGATGTTCGCGTAGGCGTTGAGCTCGACGTTCCGCGCGATACGGGCGCGATTGAGGGGCTCGGGTTCGACGGCGAGCACGCGCCCCGTCGGCCCCACGCATCGTGCGGCGACAAGGCTGAAGAAGCCGATGTTCGCTCCGGCGTCGACGAGCGTCATGCCGGGCCGCAGAAAGTGGGCCAAGGCGTGGACTTTGGGGCGTTCGAAGGCCTCGATCGCGATCGTGCGAATCCAGGGCTTTTCGCGGATGTCGAGATAAATCTGCCCGCCGGCACAGCGATAGGCACGCTCGCCCGAGGCGATCACCCCCGGCAGCAGTCGGTGACCGCGGAGGGCATAGGCGGGCCAGCGTTGGAGGCGGCGGCGCACGCGGCGCAGGAACTTGTCGCGAACCAGGCGGTACAGCTCGCTCATTGCGTTGCCCTGGGGCTACCTTAGTCCGCCCCGTTGGGGCTTCCGGCGATGCGCTATTCGGCCTCGATCCAGGCGCCTGCTTTCACAAGTGGTATCGCACATGAAAGGTGTCGGAACGCACTACAGCGCCGGGCCGCGCAAGGCGGCGGGCAGATCGTCGGCCACGATCGACAAGCCGTCCGAGGCGCGCAATTGCACGCGGTACAATTTACCGGCCTGCAGCTTGATCGAGGGGGCCTCGCCATGCGCGGCGCGGATGCCCGACGCCCTGGCTCGCTCGGGATCGTTGGCGTACTCCCAGAAGTTCGCCCAGATTTCGCGCTCGAAGTCTGACATCTCGGCGCCGCCGTAGGCGGAGGGACGCGAGCCTTGCGCATCGATCACAAAACCTTCGGTCGGTTGCTGGAACTCGCCGAAGATCCGCCGGAACAAGCAGACCGACGTGGCACGCAGTGGATCGGCTTGCTCGACGTGTTCATCGAGGTACTTCACGACCCAGGCATCGAGATAGACGATATCACCCTCGATGGTGATCGTCTTGGCGTCGCCGATGGGATTGCCCTCTTGGTCAACTTCGCTGAAACGAAACAGCGTCTTGCCGTGATCGCCTTCGCGCGGCGCCGTCTGATCGAGCACGACGATCTGCGCCACGCGCTCGTCGACCTTGAGCAGTTGCATGGCGGTCTCGAGACGCTCGATCTGCTGAGCCTTGGCGGCCACGTCGAGCTCGAGGGCGTCGATCTGCGCCTGGCGCTCGGCGAGCTCCTCGTCCTTGGCTTGCAGCGCTAATTCGTGCGCGTGGTAGGTCTGATAGCCCAACCAGGCGCCATAGCCCAGGACCGCGGCCAGGGCCGTCGCCAGGAAGGTACGCAGCAAACTATTCAGCAAGGCCAGGGCCTTCATAGAGATCCTCGTCGGAAGTCGACAACTGAGGTCGGATGAACCAAGTTAGCTTACTGCCCCGGTCGGCTCGATCGGTGCGACAGGCATATTCCTTAAGGAAACATGGCGGCCCGGGCGTCTGCAAGGGGCGGCGCCCGCCACCTGGAGCATTCTTCGCCGGTAGCAGAGAAAAATCGACCCCGGGCGGGCGGATTCGCGGAACTCGGGGCTTAACCCGAAGCATCCGTTTTGAAGTTGCGCTTTTCGCTGAGTCGTAATCCGAAGCGTGAGCGAGGGAACACTTTGCTCGACGTTCTTTGCAGAAATCCCCTCGCTGACGCTTCGGGTTAAGATGTATCCGCCCGAATGGATGGCTTTGACAGAACACTACCCCACACCTGGGTCCACGCCGAACTGTCGCAGCACGATGGCCGCCACGTCGGTGTCGGCCACGATATGAGTCCCCAGCACCCCTTGCCGCGAGGCCACGATCGGCCCCCGCTGCTGATCGGTCACCGCCGGCGCGCCGTGCGAGCCCCGGACCAGCGTGGCATCGAGTGGAATGCTCCACCGGGCAAGGTCAACGTGCAACTCGACCGGGTCGTAGCCCGGCTTCTGGTGGATATCCACTTTCCGCGCGAAGCCGGGGGCGCGGGCATCGTCGAGCCAGTAGTAATACGCCTGCCAGCTATGCGGCTCGGAGACGAGGACCACGTCGCCGCAGTTGGCATGATCGAGTTGATAGCGGGCAAGGCCTGGGCCGTGCAGCACCTCGGCGATGCCTGGATACCCGGTGAACAATTCGACGACCTGTTGGATGACGCGCGCGTCGCGCCCTTCGATGAAGAGGTGTGAGATTTGATGGTCAGCCATGGCCCAGGCGCGGCTGCGGTGGAGATCTACATATTCGCCATCAACTTCCTCGCGAATGGTAAGCAGGCCCGCTTCACGGAGGACGCGGTTCGGGTACGTCACGTGATCGACCGGAACGATGGCGTACTCGCTGGCCACGAGCCACAGGGGCTCCGGCTCACCGTAAGCGACTGTCATTTCCGCGCGGAGCTTGCCGATGACTTCGTCCAACTGCCCGACCGAGACGCGGGCAATCTCGCTGTCGGGGCCGGTCTTTTGCGCGGCGTAGTCGAGGTGGGGCAGGTAAATGTAGAAGAAGTCGGGCCGGTAGCGTCGTGCCGCCTCGATGGCCGAATCGGCGATCCACTCGGTCGAAAAGATATTTGCCAGCGGCCCCCAGAAGTGTTGCAGCGGAAAGTGGTCGAGCCGCGGCAAGAGCTCTTCGTACAAGTCCTCGGGCCGCGTGTAGCACCAGAGCGATTCAGTGCCGTCGGGATTATGCTTGGGAGCCGGCGTGCAGATGTAGTCCGCGCCGCAGCCTTTGCTGTGCAGCGGAAACCACACGGCCGACGTCGTGCCGGGGCGCTCGCGATGCAGGATGTCCCAGATCTGCGGCGCCTCGATGCACTCGTTCCAAGCGGTCCACATCTCGAATTCGTGCCGCTCGCGGTAGTAGAAGCCGTTGGCGATCACGCCATGCTCGCGCGGCAAGCGACCGGTCGTCATGTTGGCCTGCACGGGACACGTGACGCAGGGAAAACTGGGAACAAGCGTTCCTTGTTCCCCTGCGGCGGCCATGGCGCGCAGATGCGGCATCGCCGCCAGATCTTCGGTGCGGAGGCCGGGAATCGACAGCAGGATCACTCGCGCGGACATCGCTAGCTCGACCTCGGGTTCGTCTCTCGCGAAACTTCTTTACGTGGAATAGATCCAGCGCCCCAAAAACATCGCCGGCAAGATCAAAAACAGAATCATCACGGCCGCTTCGGTCCCCCGCACGCCGAGGCACGCCGCCGCGTCGAGCAACACCAGCGACAAGATACCCTGCCGCACGGCGTACTGGACGCGAAACGGTTGCGGGTCGAGGATCGCCCACACGCAGCGCCAACCGATCAAGACACCCAAGACCAGCCACAGTAGTTGCCAACGATCGGGCAGATTCTCGGCATAGACAGGTTGCGCCCAGTCGGGGAGCGCATCGTTCGACCAATGTGGGTAAAGGGCCAGCATGGCGATGCCCGCCAACATCGTCGCGAGCGCCGCCGTGAGAGGGGGGCGATGACTCGTCGAGGCCTCGGTGCGTGCGAACCACGTCACCCCAACGATATACAGCCCCACGCCGAGCGCGATCACGACGTGCATCGTGTGCCACGCGATCGCCCCCGCGCTGGCGCCCAGCAAGACATTCAGCGTGCGGCAGGCGCCCATGGCCAGCGGTGCGACGGGCGTACGTTTCAACACGTAGTCGTAGAGCAGCACCATGCCGGCGAGCGCCGCGGCCGTGATTCCCGGCCGGATGGTGCCGGCGAGATAGCCCGCCAGGCAGCCCAACACGATGCCGGAAAGCAGCAACTCGAGGCCCAGCCAACGCGCCCAGACGGGATCGATGCGCCCCGAGGGGAGGGGGCGCTCGGGGCGCGACTGCGCGTCGGCCTCGAGATCGAAGACGTCGTTCAAGACCATGCCGGCCGTGTAGAGCAGGCCCGAGGCACACGCCAGCAGGGCCAGAACAGCCCAGTCGCCGAGTCCTTCGTGCGTGAGCCAGTAGCCTAGCCCAATGTCGGCAAGCGCCGTAAAGACGTTCGGCAGGCGGAAGAGCTGCAGGTAGGCCTTCGGTTTCATGGTCGTTTGCTTTCCGCGCGGCCCTGGGGCATCGTTGAAACTTGTGACCCGGACGCCGTTCAGCAGCCGACCGCCGGTGCAAACGTCCTCGGGCTAGCTCGTCGCCAGCCCCAAGTCGGACATGAGCTTCGAGAGATAGGCGTGCGCTTCACGCGCGGCATCGTCCGGACGGTCAATGTAAGGATACAGTTCGACGGTGATCCAGCCGTCGTAGTTCGTCGTCGCGATGGCCTGGAGCGTGGCGGCAAAGTCGATGGCGCCTCGCCCGGGAATCAGGTGCTTGTGGACGCGCGTCGAGGCAATGTCTTCGAAGTGATAATGCACCGTATGCTCGGCCATGCGGGCGACCCAGTTCTCGGGATCCTCGCCCACGCAGTAGGCATGGCCAATATCGAAGTTCAAACCGACGCGCGGCGAGTCGATACGCGACACAAACTCGAGGTACTGGTCGAACTTCTCGATGAGCAATTCGGGCTCTGGCTCGATCAACAGCGTCACGCCCACCTGCTCGGCCACCTCGATGCAGGGCATCAACTCTTCGTAGAAGAGTGCGGCGGCATCCTTCCACGATTGCCCCTCGGCCAGCGGGCCGCCGGGCTCGGTCGTGATGTTCGGCGCCCCCAGGTCGGCCGCCAGTTGCAGCGCTCGGATCGTGTGCTCGCGGCGGATGGCACGATACGGGGCGTAGGGCTCCGTCCAGGCGGGGTACCAGTAGGGCTGCCGCGGGTCGTTCACGGCGTTCATCATGAACGCGTTCACGTTCGAGATCGTCAGCCCATGTCGCGAAAGGCATTCGCGAATCGCCTGCCGCTGCGCATCGAGCAGGCCGGCCGGCCAGGCGTGCGGGACGTCGGCCAGAAGCTCGATTCCCTGGTAACCCAGCGAAGCGACCGCGGCGACCGTTTCTTCAATCGAGAAATGCAGATAGGCGTTCGAGCTGAAGGCAAGCTTCATCGGCAGGGCAACCAAGCGGGATGTTGGGTGGGCAAGAGAACCAGGGATTATAGCCCGAACGCGCTGCCCGAGAAACCGACGGAAAGCCTCGCTGCCACGGTCCTTGGCGCCGCCGAGCAAGGACTGCATTTCCTGCGAAATGGCCGTCTTTCGCGGTTCATAGTCTTGCCGTGTCTCGGCAAGAGCGTTTGAGCACAGGGCATGGCACGCACGGTCGCGACGCCATGCTTTGCACCCTGGTAGCGGATCGGCGGCGACGGAACGCCGACGGTTCTGCAACGAGGAATCGTGACATGCCCGCGCGTACTTGAGTGGTCGTTCCCTGCCCGCCGCGAGCCCTTGGCGCCCTACGAGCGGCAAATTCGGCACTATTGGCAGCTTGGTTTACGGAGGTGGATGCTGTCGCGGGGGCATGTTTCCGTAAGGCAACGAGTCCCATCAGGGGTGACCTAGGTTTCCATATCCACAAGGCCAGGGCAGGTTTCGGACCAATAAGTGCCGACGGCCAGGTCGTACGCATGTGTCGGCGCGCCGAGCCTGGTGGGAATGGTCGCGCACTCCCGAGGGAATACCTTCGTGACGATTCTGTTGGAAAACGATCCCCAAGAAACGGCGACACACAGTCCGCGCCGGCAGCCGCGCCTCGAACGGCGCCGCGCGAACCGCTTTGTGATGGGGAACATTGCGCTCGCCTTGGCGCTGGCAGCCGCCGCGTTGATCGTCGAGCTTGCTTTCCGGCTGTTCGTGCCCGTCATTTCCACGCCCGAGTATTTCTGGGATCC
Coding sequences:
- the speA gene encoding biosynthetic arginine decarboxylase, with product MSTIIGSNKLTLDTVKSWSALDASELYEVQRWGKGYFSVNDLGNVCVHPEKNPQRAIDLKQLIDHLQLRGIQLPILIRFGDILKHRLQDIHDAFQTAIAQNDYHGKYACVYPIKVNQQRQVVEEVVEFGRPLGFGLEAGSKPELLAVVAVASNDTPIICNGFKDAEFIEMAMLAQKIGRNIIPVVEKYTELGLILEYAAKVGVRPKIGMRVKLATAGAGRWKSSGGFRSKFGLTVTEILRALDELKQHGMEDCFKLLHFHLGSQVPNIRHIKEALNEAARVYAELARAGAGLEYLDVGGGLGVDYDGSQTNFESSVNYTLEEYAGDVIYHVQTVCDEAGIPHPNIISESGRAIVSYHSALVFNVLGVSGQGENGIPTEVDEESLEQPLVDLLGTYRNLTTRNALEGFHDAQQALEMAMHLFNGGYLPLLQRSRAENIFWAICRKLQSLVRQMEYVPEELQGLDAMLSDTYFCNFSLFQSIPDSWAIKQLFPVMPIHRLNEPPTRHAVLGDITCDSDGKIDQFIDLRDVKRTLPLHQFNGDPYYLGVFLVGAYQEILGDLHNLLGDTNAVHISLDSNGEVVLDAVIEGDTVTEVLEYVEFQPSALVRRLRTDVETAVREGKLDFQQAGQLLRFYEEGLRGYTYLEDAHGN
- a CDS encoding protein kinase; the protein is MGELTGEQIAQRVTDLNLISDRQLQEVWGEFGRQDVPGDEFLQMLVRRELLTNYQVERLLNGDRTGFFYGDFKALYRVATGSFARVYRAVHKDSAKVVALKVLRKRYCDDTTQVEHFLQEGELGRTLRHPNIVPTLEVRSQGREHYLVLEFVEGGNLRDFIRIRKKVEALEATRLIADTAAGLQYAFDRGISHRDLKLTNVLISSRGQAKLVDFGLAGADEGSVEDPLANPRTIDYAGLERATGVRKDDNRSDIYFLGCIYYHLLSGQPALLETKERIQRLAKSRFLDVVPIHRLDPQIPRVVAAVCNKSMELDPARRYQSPGEMLVDLNIAMARLSAGETEAAGSGEPVIEITEGERKQAAQFLPDSQRKVLMFVESDSRMQDIFRDGLKRCGYRVLLTSDPERALGRFANDAKAADCVVFSTGKLGASALEAFNRLGVEEATRGIPAVLLLGEKQAAWRAKAETSDHRLVLSMPIKLRDLRGVLGKLVPAMGEVGEVNDE
- a CDS encoding FkbM family methyltransferase, whose protein sequence is MSELYRLVRDKFLRRVRRRLQRWPAYALRGHRLLPGVIASGERAYRCAGGQIYLDIREKPWIRTIAIEAFERPKVHALAHFLRPGMTLVDAGANIGFFSLVAARCVGPTGRVLAVEPEPLNRARIARNVELNAYANIEIVQVALGDRNGEVTLHLATDHGHHSLLDCSPDRAGSTMLVPMQTLDVLLASRNIGRVDVLKIDVEGFEVEVLRGVAETIRSNPEIVILMDVHESLGVNAADVCGLIESYGLSTYEVRAPYSRPTSARWHPLELLAKRSTR
- a CDS encoding alkaline phosphatase family protein encodes the protein MSARVILLSIPGLRTEDLAAMPHLRAMAAAGEQGTLVPSFPCVTCPVQANMTTGRLPREHGVIANGFYYRERHEFEMWTAWNECIEAPQIWDILHRERPGTTSAVWFPLHSKGCGADYICTPAPKHNPDGTESLWCYTRPEDLYEELLPRLDHFPLQHFWGPLANIFSTEWIADSAIEAARRYRPDFFYIYLPHLDYAAQKTGPDSEIARVSVGQLDEVIGKLRAEMTVAYGEPEPLWLVASEYAIVPVDHVTYPNRVLREAGLLTIREEVDGEYVDLHRSRAWAMADHQISHLFIEGRDARVIQQVVELFTGYPGIAEVLHGPGLARYQLDHANCGDVVLVSEPHSWQAYYYWLDDARAPGFARKVDIHQKPGYDPVELHVDLARWSIPLDATLVRGSHGAPAVTDQQRGPIVASRQGVLGTHIVADTDVAAIVLRQFGVDPGVG
- a CDS encoding UbiA family prenyltransferase, with the protein product MKPKAYLQLFRLPNVFTALADIGLGYWLTHEGLGDWAVLALLACASGLLYTAGMVLNDVFDLEADAQSRPERPLPSGRIDPVWARWLGLELLLSGIVLGCLAGYLAGTIRPGITAAALAGMVLLYDYVLKRTPVAPLAMGACRTLNVLLGASAGAIAWHTMHVVIALGVGLYIVGVTWFARTEASTSHRPPLTAALATMLAGIAMLALYPHWSNDALPDWAQPVYAENLPDRWQLLWLVLGVLIGWRCVWAILDPQPFRVQYAVRQGILSLVLLDAAACLGVRGTEAAVMILFLILPAMFLGRWIYST
- a CDS encoding sugar phosphate isomerase/epimerase, giving the protein MKLAFSSNAYLHFSIEETVAAVASLGYQGIELLADVPHAWPAGLLDAQRQAIRECLSRHGLTISNVNAFMMNAVNDPRQPYWYPAWTEPYAPYRAIRREHTIRALQLAADLGAPNITTEPGGPLAEGQSWKDAAALFYEELMPCIEVAEQVGVTLLIEPEPELLIEKFDQYLEFVSRIDSPRVGLNFDIGHAYCVGEDPENWVARMAEHTVHYHFEDIASTRVHKHLIPGRGAIDFAATLQAIATTNYDGWITVELYPYIDRPDDAAREAHAYLSKLMSDLGLATS